In Neofelis nebulosa isolate mNeoNeb1 chromosome 10, mNeoNeb1.pri, whole genome shotgun sequence, one DNA window encodes the following:
- the PATE2 gene encoding prostate and testis expressed protein 2 has protein sequence MMKQDSATACYKCKKYHLGLCYDTMKICILKHQQSCAIENLYFLTRKGRSMYYYSKLSCMTNCEDINFLSFEKRRELICCRHNNYCNLPEGV, from the exons ATGATGAAGCAAG ACTCTGCAACAGCatgttataaatgtaaaaaatatcatCTTGGGTTATGCTATGACACCATGAAGATCTGCATCCTAAAGCACCAACAGTCCTGTGCTATTGAGAACCTCTACTTCCTTACAAGAAAAG GGAGAAGTATGTATTATTATTCCAAACTGTCATGTATGACCAACTGTGAGGACATCAACTTCTTGAGTTTTGAGAAAAGAAGAGAGCTCATCTGTTGCAGACATAATAACTATTGCAACCTCCCTGAGGGAGTTTAA
- the PATE3 gene encoding prostate and testis expressed protein 3 — translation MDKHFLIVSFLFCFIVAVTPLKCVTCHLRTRTDRCRRGFGSCIAQTFESCMSLKIFQDNILQLSYMVCQKFCRDLTFDFHNRTYVHKCCRYNYCNIEI, via the exons ATGGACAAACACTTCTTGATagtctccttccttttctgcttcattgtag CAGTGACACCTCTGAAGTGCGTAACGTGCCACCTTCGCACACGGACAGATCGCTGTAGAAGAGGCTTTGGTTCCTGTATTGCTCAGACGTTTGAGTCGTGCATGTCTTTAAAGATCTTCCAGG ATAACATTCTGCAGTTATCATATATGGTGTGTCAGAAATTCTGCAGAGACTTGACATTTGATTTCCATAATCGGACTTACGTTCATAAATGTTGCAGATACAATTATTGTAACATCGAAATCTAA